A region of the Bradysia coprophila strain Holo2 unplaced genomic scaffold, BU_Bcop_v1 contig_232, whole genome shotgun sequence genome:
CCGTTAAAGAGCGAAGGGAAAAATTTCTAACCGCCAAATATGGTTCACACCAAATGAGTTTGATTCGAAAACGGTTGGCTGTTGAAATGTGGCTGTACGACGAactacaaaaattatttgatccACCTGTAAGATACgaattcgttttttattttttgcacagTTTAAATTAGCCTACAGTCATATTGATGGTTCTgttgttatttttctttttgtttctacACATTATAGTCTGAAGCGGTGGACGTTGATAtcgatgaaattttggatatggACACAGACGATATACGAAGGTCTCATCTAAGAGTAAGTTTAAATCATATATAACTTTTGTGAGTATGAATGAcgtaaagaagaagaatatttttgaatatgtACATAAAAGACGtccaaatttatttgcatATGTAAaggaattataattttttctttttatttatatatatgaTGGTAGAGTGTCCGTTGTACGATGTTATTCACCTTTTCTCGTATGGGTAATCAAATCACTCCATCGACTCCATCCCAagttgtatattatacaaaaaaattcgttttgtttttgtgcgTACAAAAGTTCTTTCTGTTCGGTTTATGATTTTTTATCTGTCGTACTGTTAAAGTGTTTAAATTATGGAACGACGATGGGTTCCAGTTGGTAAAAACAAAGATTTATTGGTTGCTTGAGCAATAACAttaattcgtaatttttttgagtTGTCGACAAAAAATTCCGTGAATTGCAATTTTAAGGAAGGTCGAACGATTTGTGTAATTTTCCTTTATCGAGGTGGGTTAAACAATTACAGCTACGAAAAGGCAGAACAACAAGATTTATTTAGTTTCTTTATATtcttaacctttcacagacgacaAACTAATAACTAATAActaataattttatcaaatctactacttccttTGATTGTGTTACATTAGCTTAACTATTACACTATAAATCCAGAAATGAAGTATGTTTCCAATCCGTGGAGCCTGGAGATGATTATAACTgaaaccaattttgatttgattttgggTTTAATCAAAACTTAAATTCTTGCAGGAACTACTGTCTGTGAGCAAACGATCACCTCAAGACATATCGGTAAGTTAAACTAACGCTCTCCACCCAGTTAATTGTGAAT
Encoded here:
- the LOC119075632 gene encoding protein phosphatase 1 regulatory subunit 14B, whose amino-acid sequence is MQCGIESINDCERSPNRTGLRVNFSEKGEAVKERREKFLTAKYGSHQMSLIRKRLAVEMWLYDELQKLFDPPSEAVDVDIDEILDMDTDDIRRSHLRELLSVSKRSPQDISKFITDLLDRAKTL